A window from Plectropomus leopardus isolate mb chromosome 3, YSFRI_Pleo_2.0, whole genome shotgun sequence encodes these proteins:
- the ivns1abpa gene encoding influenza virus NS1A-binding protein homolog A, which translates to MIPNGYLIFEDESFLDSTVAKMNALRKSGQFCDVRLQVCGHELMAHRAVLACCSPYLFEIFNSDIEPHGVSHVTFEDLDPEAVEILLNYAYTAQLKADKELVKEVYSAAKRFKMERVKQICGDYLLSKMDSQSAISFRNFASAMGDARVLAKVDAFIQDHLLEVSEQEDFLKLPRLKLEVMLEDNLTLPSNGKLYSKVLNWVQRSLWENGDQLERLMEEVQTLYYSPDHKLVDGGLVIDGHSEVFGGEEDHLQFVQKKPVRESTQRQMSCSSSGSLSPSNQAANAPKQTGRREWKYIASEKTTNNNYLCLAVLDGVLCVIFLHGRSSPQTSPSATPCLMKSLSFEAQPEELEEQPLSPMHYARSGLGTAALSGRLIAAGGYNREECLRTVECYDPKEDRWTFIAPMRTPRARFQMAVLMGQLYVIGGSNGHSDELSCGEMYDPHADEWTQVPELRTNRCNAGVCALNNKLYVVGGSDPCGQKGLKNCDAFDPVTKTWSNCASLNIRRHQAAVCELEGFMYVIGGAESWNCLNTVERYNPENNTWTLIAPMNVARRGAAVAVHAGKLFVVGGFDGSHALRCVEVYDPARNEWRMLGSMTSSRSNAGVAMLGETIYAVGGFDGNEFLNTMEVYNLETDEWNDCTKALTPLSED; encoded by the exons ATGATTCCAAACGGTTATTTGATCTTTGAGGATGAAAGTTTCCTGGATTCCACCGTGGCCAAAATGAACGCTCTGAGAAAGAGTGGACAGTTCTGTGATGTTAGACTGCAG GTGTGTGGTCATGAGCTAATGGCTCACCGTGCTGTTCTGGCTTGCTGCAGTCCCTACCTGTTTGAGATCTTTAACAGTGATATTGAGCCTCACGGAGTCTCACATGTCACTTTTGAGGACTTGGACCCAGAGGCTGTGGAGATCTTGCTCAATTACGCCTATACTGCCCA GCTAAAGGCAGACAAGGAACTGGTCAAGGAAGTTTACTCTGCAGCCAAACGGTTCAAGATGGAGCGAGTCAAACag ATTTGTGGTGACTACCTGCTGTCTAAAATGGATTCCCAGAGCGCCATCTCTTTTCGTAACTTTGCCAGCGCTATGGGAGATGCCAGAGTTTTGGCCAAGGTGGACGCCTTCATCCAAGACCATCTACTGGAAGTGTCTGAACAGGAGGACTTCCTCAAACTCCCCCGCCTCAAG ttaGAAGTAATGCTAGAAGACAACCTGACCCTGCCCAGCAATGGCAAGCTCTACTCCAAGGTGCTCAACTGGGTGCAGCGTAGCCTTTGGGAGAACGGAGACCAATTAGAACGACTGATGGAGGAG gTGCAAACGCTGTACTACTCACCTGACCATAAGCTGGTGGATGGAGGGCTGGTGATTGATGGGCACAGTGAGGTGTTTGGTGGCGAGGAGGACCACCTTCAGTTTGTGCAG AAGAAACCCGTACGGGAGAGCACCCAGAGACAGATGAGCTGCAGCTCTTCAGGAAGCCTGTCGCCCTCCAACCAAGCAGCAAATGCCCCGAAACAGACCGGCAGGAGAGAGTGGAAGTACATCGCCTCTGAGAAGACCACAA ACAACAACTACCTGTGTCTGGCTGTGCTGGAcggtgtgttgtgtgtgatcTTCTTGCACGGTCGCAGCAGCCCTCAGACCTCTCCCTCTGCCACCCCCTGCTTGATGAAGAGCCTCAGCTTCGAGGCCCAGcctgaggagctggaggagcagcCACTCTCACCCATGCATTATGCTCGCTCTGGCCTGGGCACCGCGGCTCTGAGTGGAAGACTCATCGCAGCAG GAGGCTACAACAGGGAAGAGTGTCTGAGGACTGTGGAGTGTTACGACCCCAAAGAGGACCGCTGGACCTTCATCGCTCCCATGCGGACTCCAAGGGCTCGATTCCAGATGGCTGTGCTCATG GGTCAGCTGTACGTGATTGGAGGTTCAAACGGACATTCTGACGAGCTGAGCTGTGGGGAGATGTACGATCCACATGCTGATGAATGGACTCAAGTGCCAGAGCTGAGGACAAATCGCTGCAATGCAG GTGTCTGCGCACTAAACAACAAACTGTACGTTGTTGGAGGGTCGGACCCCTGCGGGCAGAAGGGCCTGAAGAACTGTGATGCTTTTGACCCTGTGACCAAAACCTGGTCCAACTGTGCCTCTCTTAACATCA GGAGGCACCAGGCAGCCGTGTGTGAGTTGGAAGGCTTCATGTACGTGATTGGAGGGGCGGAGTCGTGGAACTGCCTGAACACTGTGGAACGCTACAACCCTGAAAACAACACCTGGACCCTGATCGCCCCCATGAATGTGGCTCGCAGGGGGGCCGCCGTCGCCGTCCATGCAG GCAAACTGTTTGTTGTTGGCGGCTTCGATGGCTCCCACGCGCTCCGCTGTGTGGAGGTGTACGACCCCGCCCGCAACGAGTGGAGGATGCTGGGTAGCATGACATCTTCACGCAGCAATGCTGGCGTTGCCATGCTGGGAGAAACCATCTACGCTGTGGGCGGCTTTGACGGAAACGAGTTCCTCAACACGATGGAGGTGTACAACCTGGAGACCGACGAGTGGAACGACTGCACCAAGGCCTTGACTCCCCTCTCCGAAGACtga